A stretch of the Glycine soja cultivar W05 chromosome 13, ASM419377v2, whole genome shotgun sequence genome encodes the following:
- the LOC114382601 gene encoding RNA-binding KH domain-containing protein PEPPER-like isoform X2, with amino-acid sequence MATLDQIQNGVSSDNPAAAEPPSTTADVPPPDAAAEKRWPGWPGHCVFRLIVPVLKVGSIIGRKGELIKKTCEETKARIRVLDGAVGTSDRIVLISGKEDLEAPLSPAMDAVIRVFKRVSGFSEIDAKNKASAVAFCSVRLLVASTQAINLIGKQGSLIKSIQENTGASVRVLSGDEVPFYAAADERIVELQGEAMKVLKALEAVVGHLRKFLVDNSVLPLFEKTYNATISQERQADTTWVDKPSLHSASQPSIVTDIPLSTKRDSLFADRESQLDSLLPPSTMSMYGQDSSLSGLRSSALSRPSAPPIVTTVIQTMQIPLSYAEDIIGIQGTNIEYIRRTSGAILTVQESRVPDEIIVEIKGTSSQVQTAQQLIQSTVAAIALERPLAATRTSVVVRSEVVAVAG; translated from the exons ATGGCCACCCTCGACCAAATCCAAAACGGCGTTTCTTCCGACAATCCCGCCGCCGCTGAACCTCCCTCCACCACCGCCGACGTCCCCCCGCCCGATGCCGCCGCCGAGAAGCGGTGGCCGGGGTGGCCGGGCCACTGCGTGTTCCGCCTCATCGTGCCGGTGCTCAAGGTCGGCAGCATCATCGGCCGCAAGGGGGAGCTCATCAAGAAGACCTGCGAGGAAACGAAAGCTCGCATTCGTGTCCTCGACGGCGCCGTCGGCACCTCCGATCGAATC gtACTCATATCAGGGAAGGAAGACCTGGAGGCACCTCTTTCTCCTGCAATGGATGCTGTAATAAGGGTTTTTAAACGTGTCTCTGGGTTTTCTGAAATTGATGCCAAGAATAAAGCATCAGCGGTTGCATTTTGTTCCGTCCGTTTATTGGTGGCCTCAACGCAGGCTATCAATTTGATTGGAAAGCAGGGTTCATTAATTAAATCTATACAGGAAAATACTGGTGCTTCTGTTAGAGTACTGTCTGGAG ATGAGGTTCCCTTTTATGCTGCTGCGGATGAGAGGATTGTGGAACTTCAGGGAGAAGCCATGAAGGTCCTTAAGGCTTTGGAAGCAGTAGTTGGGCACCTGAGGAAGTTTTTGGTTGATAATAGTGTTCTTCCCTTATTTGAGAAAACT TACAATGCAACAATCTCCCAAGAGCGCCAGGCAGATACTACCTGGGTTGACAAACCATCACTGCATAGCGCTTCACAACCTAGCATTGTAACTGATATTCCTCTTTCAACAAAAAGGGATTCTCTCTTTGCAGACCGTGAAAGTCAGTTGGACTCATTGCTCCCTCCTTCCACAATGTCAATGTATGGGCAAGATTCTTCACTTTCTGGTCTTCGTTCTTCGGCTCTCAGTCGACCCAGTGCCCCTCCTATTGTTACAACG GTAATACAAACTATGCAAATACCATTGTCCTATGCAGAGGACATCATTGGTATACAAGGGACTAATATTGAATACATTCGTCGTACTAGCGGAGCCATATTGACTGTACAGGAGAGCCGGGTGCCTGATGAAATCATTGTGGAAATAAAAGGCACCTCATCTCAGGTTCAAACGGCACAACAGTTGATTCAG TCAACAGTGGCCGCTATCGCGCTAGAGAGGCCCCTTGCTGCGACACGGACCTCTGTTGTGGTGCGGAGTGAAGTAGTGGCTGTCGCGGGATGA
- the LOC114380801 gene encoding pathogenesis-related homeodomain protein-like: protein MRDSEKKLNNKGSKKSSPLKVRKKGQGKKEKVKVGSKSHTKNAGTDISRKRVISSLKVKGPRKDSSDKKLITGKKLPMKNKKSSQKSSSKLQGKKASLSSRKEGGDADGAVKLQKMKRKRKKKRPRNNVDLDDPSRLQRRTRYLLIKMKLEQNLIDAYSGEGWKGQSREKIRPEKELQRARKQILKCRLGIRDAIRQLDSLGSLSSIEDSAIALDGSVCHEHILCVKCKVHEELPDNDIILCNGKCERAFHQKCLDPPLDTENISPGEQGWFCKFCECKMEILEATNAHLGTHFSLHSTWQDVFKEEAAIPDGEIALLNPEQEWPSDDSEDDDYDPERKEDSHNINIEGTNDSASEDLSSSTSLCSSDGECSPIDGVSHEYFSVNSSIDSDESEDKACGRRQRKAVDYKKLYDEMFGKDAPAYELLSEDEDWGPGKRKRREKESDAVDSLMTLHESENRHPNNEHNMTSKDSSSIKIKRHCFRIPRDAVERLRQVFAENELPPRSIREGLSKELGLDTEKVSKWFKNARYLALKNRKHQAEGVADQLQSITSTKNRLQKQENVDPLKSKTSKITRTHSQKDVKNVNGRKKMKSSNKKRQPEIPPPPGENGMKDFMEISDDVSLKKLLKKRKKRLINFTFGGDSQLAELEFERLSELKTKVDSMKQKLTAIQNYRVKGSPYSNEPSIVYVPTAVLREKVE, encoded by the exons ATGCGGGACAGTGAGAAGAAGTTAAACAACAAAGGATCTAAAAAAtccagtcctttgaaggtgcgtAAGAAGGGCCaagggaagaaggaaaaagtGAAAGTGGGATCAAAATCTCACACAAAAAATGCTGGCACTGATATATCAAGGAAGAGGGTCATCTCTTCTCTCAAGGTCAAAGGGCCACGTAAGGATTCTTCAGATAAGAAATTGATTACTGGAAAAAAATTGCCTATGAAGAACAAAAAATCTTCACAGAAGTCATCCTCAAAGTTACAAGGCAAAAAAGCTTCTCTTAGCTCTAGAAAAGAGGGGGGAGATGCTGATGGGGCGGTAAAGCTTCAAAAAatgaagaggaagagaaagaagaaaaggccAAGGAATAATGTGGATCTTGATGATCCTTCACGCCTACAGAGGAGAACAAGGTATCTTTTAATCAAAATGAAGCTAGAGCAGAACCTTATTGATGCTTACTCTGGAGAAGGTTGGAAAGGTCAGAG TCGAGAAAAGATTAGGCCAGAAAAGGAGCTACAAAGAGCAAGGAAGCAGATTTTAAAATGTAGACTTGGTATTCGTGATGCCATTCGCCAGTTGGATTCTCTTGGTTCACTGAGTAGCATTGAAGATTCTGCCATTGCTCTAGATGGATCTGTTTGCCATGAACAT ATATTGTGTGTAAAGTGCAAGGTGCATGAAGAACTTCCAGATAATGATATTATACTATGCAATGGTAAATGCGAGCGTGCTTTTCACCAAAAATGTCTAGACCCTCCTTTGGACACCGAAAATA TTTCTCCTGGAGAGCAGGGTTGGttttgtaaattttgtgaatgtaaGATGGAAATACTGGAGGCAACTAATGCTCATCTTGGAACTCACTTCTCGTTGCACAGTACTTGGCAG GATGTATTCAAAGAAGAGGCAGCTATACCTGATGGTGAGATTGCATTACTAAATCCTGAACAAGAATGGCCATCAGATGATTCCGAAGATGATGATTATGACCCAGAGAGGAAAGAAGACAGCCACAATATCAACATAGAAGGAACTAATGATAGTGCATCTGAGGATTTAAGCAGTTCTACCAGTCTGTGTTCTTCTGATGGTGAATGTTCTCCAATAGATGGTGTCAGTCATGAATATTTTTCTGTCAATAGCAGCATAGATTCTGATGAGTCTGAGGACAAAGCCTGTGGGCGTAGGCAGAGAAAAGCTGTTGACTACAAGAAACTTTATGAT GAAATGTTTGGGAAAGATGCGCCTGCCTATGAACTATTGAGTGAAGATGAAGACTGGGGTCCTGGCAAAAGAAAGCGAAGAGAAAAGGAGTCTGATGCTGTTGATTCTCTTATGACTTTGCATGAAAGTGAGAATAGGCATCCCAATAATGAGCACAACATGACAAGTAAAGATTCTTCAAGCATAAAGATCAAAAGGCATTGTTTTAGGATTCCACGTGATGCAGTTGAG AGGCTTCGCCAAGTTTTTGCTGAGAACGAACTTCCTCCAAGATCTATAAGAGAGGGTCTTTCAAAAGAGCTGGGCCTTGACACCGAGAAG GTCAGCAAATGGTTCAAAAATGCACGTTACTTAGCACTTAAAAACAGAAAG CATCAAGCAGAAGGAGTAGCAGATCAGCTTCAGAGTATCACTTCTACAAAGAACAGATTACAAAAACAGGAGAATGTCGATCCTTTGAAATCAAAGACCTCAAAAATTACTAGGACACATTCCCAGAAGGATGTTAAAAATGTCAatggaagaaagaaaatgaagtcATCTAACAAGAAAAGACAACCAGAAATTCCTCCACCTCCAGGAGAAAATGGCATGAAG GACTTTATGGAGATCAGTGATGATGTGAGCTTGAAGAAACtgttgaagaaaagaaaaaagaggttGATAAATTTTACGTTTGGAGGAGACTCTCAGTTGGCAGAGTTGGAATTTGAAAGACTAAGCGAATTGAAGACTAAAGTAGATAGTATGAAGCAAAAATTAACTGCAATTCAAAATTACAGAGTTAAGGGTTCACCCTATTCGAATGAACCATCCATTGTATATGTACCCACAGCTGTGTTAAGGGAAAAGGTTGAATGA
- the LOC114381137 gene encoding tRNA-specific adenosine deaminase TAD2-like has translation MTSSETLAFMELAIQQAKLALDVLEVPVGCVIVEDGKVIASGRNRTTETRNATRHAEMEAIDVLLGQWQKHGLSMSEVAEKFSNCSLYVTCEPCIMCASALSILGIKEVFYGCSNDKFGGCGSILSLHLSNTAPLNNEVPSGKCFKCTGRIMASEAVLLFRTFYEQGNPNAPKPHRPLARQE, from the exons ATGACCTCATCCGAGACCCTTGCATTCATGGAGCTCGCCATACAACAG GCAAAGTTAGCTTTGGATGTTCTTGAAGTGCCCGTTGG ATGTGTAATTGTTGAGGATGGCAAGGTTATAGCCTCAGGCAGGAATCGAACTACCGAGACACGAAAT GCTACAAGGCATGCAGAAATGGAAGCTATAGATGTGCTTCTCGGGCAGTGGCAGAAACATGGACTTTCAATGTCCGAAGTTGCTGAAAAATTCTCAAACTGCAGCCTTTATGTTACCTGTGAACCATGCATAATGTGTGCATCTGCTTTATCAATTTTAG GTATAAAGGAAGTATTTTATGGCTGTTCAAATGATAAATTCGGAGGCTGTGGATCGATACTGTCATTGCATTTAAGTAACACTGCACCGCTCAATAA TGAAGTTCCATCCGGAAAGTGTTTCAAATGTACTGGACGTATAATGGCATCAGAAGCTGTCCTTCTCTTTCGAACATTCTATGAGCAAGGAAATCCCAACG CTCCAAAGCCACACAGGCCTCTAGCACGTCAGGAATGA
- the LOC114382408 gene encoding protein CHLOROPLAST IMPORT APPARATUS 2-like produces the protein MSSSCLSGAGGRTYGFDFEFVKSPSSSTFTSHTSSSPSSTISESSNSPLAISTKKPRTPRKRPNQTYNEAAALLSTAYPNLFSTKNLKTQGKGKFSRPTSENFDYESSEPLLPFRVFDGTASCFLLDQTGPKPIMERPKVVSVQEKENNNNKACESPGEISSIVNFNSVELNDDGEESLDAESILDEEIEEGIDSIMGSSIQEVSNDAVSNLPWIMPFDGKLEFPRPRVRALRHVDDGNWWNFPAVDILSISPKINTKPPPVAAEKKMKKKKKVATPAEKTVVVELKNAELPKPKQGLMLKLNYDDVRNAWSDRGTPFSDDSPLADVPENDVTARLSQIDLLWDNGGVREASVLRYKEKRRTRLFSKKIRYQVRKVNADRRPRMKGRFVRRLNSSANAHR, from the exons ATGTCTTCTTCGTGTTTGAGTGGAGCCGGGGGAAGAACCTATGGATTCGATTTCGAATTCGTTAAATCTCCATCTTCATCTACTTTCACATCGCACACATCTTCTTCACCTTCCTCAACAATCTCCGAATCGAGCAATTCGCCGCTAGCAATCTCAACTAAGAAACCCAGAACACCGCGGAAGCGACCCAACCAAACCTACAACGAAGCCGCGGCGCTTCTCTCCACCGCGTACCCGAATTTGTTCTCCACGAAGAACCTCAAGACGCAGGGCAAAGGCAAATTCTCGAGGCCCACATCGGAGAATTTCGATTACGAGTCTTCGGAGCCGTTATTGCCGTTCAGAGTCTTCGACGGAACGGCGTCGTGTTTTCTTTTGGACCAAACGGGCCCGAAGCCCATCATGGAGAGGCCCAAAGTGGTGAGCGTGCAGGAGAAGgagaataataataacaaggCGTGTGAGAGCCCCGGCGAGATAAGCTCCATCGTGAATTTCAATTCAGTTGAATTGAACGATGACGGAGAAGAGAGCCTCGACGCGGAATCGATTCTCGATGAGGAAATCGAAGAAGGGATCGATAGCATCATGGGGAGCAGTATCCAAGAGGTCTCAAACGACGCCGTTAGTAACTTGCCCTGGATTATGCCTTTTGACGGGAAATTGGAGTTCCCGAGACCCCGTGTTAGGGCTCTCCGCCACGTCGACGACGGAAACTGGTGGAATTTTCCGGCCGTCGATATTCTTTCAATATCGCCCAAAATTAACACCAAGCCTCCGCCCGTGGCCGccgagaagaagatgaagaagaagaagaaggtggcCACGCCGGCGGAGAAAACGGTCGTCGTGGAGTTGAAGAACGCGGAATTGCCCAAACCGAAACAGGGTTTGATGTTGAAATTGAATTACGACGACGTTCGGAACGCTTGGTCTGACCGCGGAACACCGTTCTCCGACGACAGTCCCCTAGCCGACGTGCCGGAAAATGACGTCACT GCGCGGCTGTCGCAAATTGATTTGTTGTGGGACAATGGAGGAGTGAGAGAAGCTAGCGTGCTGCGCTACAAGGAGAAGCGGCGAACGCGCCTCTTCTCGAAGAAGATCAGGTACCAGGTCAGGAAAGTCAACGCAGATCGACGGCCCAGAATGAAG GGACGATTTGTTAGGAGGCTCAATTCTAGCGCAAATGCACACAGATGA